A single window of Gossypium hirsutum isolate 1008001.06 chromosome A10, Gossypium_hirsutum_v2.1, whole genome shotgun sequence DNA harbors:
- the LOC107896790 gene encoding F-box/kelch-repeat protein At3g06240: protein MPETRVEVPEMVMLEILSKLPVKSLTRFRCVCKPWCSSFQTPHFITKHQQNNLHNNNLNLLLKRCQGNTHDDIYYLSQLSTEKSQNFSVQHNIHLPFFEDCWYAPVVSGPCNGLLCLHDADKVALWNPSTREFKTLPQSTVQRPPLVDSTSFGCVGIGFDSQSGDYKVVRFVTNYFEENEDEGLMGDWNHQVELYSLKSDSWKEISVPGVQPYGSPLFNNYVNGFYYWQAIGDSDYLILSFDMVNEKFSTLPLPEFGGSLAKYYLELLDFNGLLGAIVYPREGTDKSFDLWVMNGSWTKQFRIDSLPGVERPLGFWKNGELFLESSDHELVLFDPSTRELKSLDIHAYQETMQIIAYVESLVPINGRSEREELIIRRPAGDASN from the coding sequence ATGCCCGAAACAAGAGTTGAGGTACCAGAAATGGTGATGTTGGAGATTCTGTCAAAGCTTCCAGTTAAATCCTTGACACGTTTCAGGTGCGTTTGTAAGCCTTGGTGTTCATCTTTTCAAACCCCTCACTTCATTACCAAACATCAGCAAAACAACCTCCACAACAACAACCTTAATCTCCTCCTCAAACGTTGTCAGGGTAACACCCATGATGACATCTACTATTTATCTCAACTTTCAACTGAGAAAAGCCAAAACTTTTCGGTACAACACAACATTCACTTACCCTTTTTCGAGGATTGTTGGTATGCCCCAGTGGTTTCAGGTCCTTGTAATGGATTATTGTGTTTACATGATGCTGATAAGGTTGCCCTTTGGAACCCATCAACTAGAGAGTTTAAAACTCTCCCTCAATCCACAGTCCAACGCCCTCCTTTAGTAGATTCCACTAGTTTTGGTTGCGTTGGTATTGGGTTTGATTCTCAAAGTGGTGACTACAAAGTGGTAAGATTTGTTACTAATTATTTTGAAGAGAATGAAGATGAAGGGTTAATGGGTGATTGGAACCACCAAGTTGAGTTATATTCACTTAAAAGCGATTCATGGAAGGAGATTTCAGTTCCCGGGGTTCAACCTTATGGATCTCCTTTGTTTAATAATTACGTAAATGGGTTTTATTATTGGCAGGCAATTGGGGACTCTGATTACCTTATTCTCTCATTTGATATGGTCAATGAAAAGTTTTCTACTTTACCATTGCCTGAATTTGGTGGGTCTTTAGCTAAATACTATTTGGAACTTTTGGACTTCAATGGACTGCTTGGTGCTATTGTTTACCCAAGGGAAGGGACTGACAAATCTTTTGATTTGTGGGTTATGAATGGATCATGGACTAAACAATTCAGAATTGACTCTCTTCCTGGAGTTGAGAGGCCTTTGGGGTTTTGGAAAAATGGTGAATTGTTTCTCGAGAGCTCGGATCATGAACTCGTGTTGTTTGACCCCTCCACGCGAGAGCTTAAAAGTCTTGATATCCATGCTTATCAGGAAACGATGCAGATTATTGCTTATGTTGAGAGCTTGGTTCCAATCAATGGAAGATCAGAGCGCGAGGAACTTATAATACGTCGGCCGGCTGGAGACGCATCGAATTGA